A single genomic interval of Phycisphaeraceae bacterium harbors:
- a CDS encoding type II secretion system F family protein yields MPAAIEQKRGQRGDARSAGGPERATAAAPVDGARKFGYRARKGADVVRGVVEAASHAAAVRELRRQGLVVLAVELTNADAPVGVALAGSVNRLSAGFSKDDVVSLCQQLAVMLKTGVPLAEALKTFADQSRKREVREIVQRIHDEVCEGEDFSHSLSKWPRVFPPILVSLMQAAEASGMLDEMLSRVAKDLARERKTVKQVKGAMTYPVIMFLVAVSAVLVIMLFVLPKFMPIFKAQGDRLPVPTKVLLGISNFLQFQWKLYVPGLLVSMGTLFALSQTPRGRRVVDYIKLRAPVVGPMFRQMYLARMASTMATLLAAGVSLLEVVGICRAVTNNHYYGLMWDELRERIERGQDMATAFRNAWFIPPNVSAMFNAGERSGRLPEVLGNIAIYAEEDLEIAIKATTSMIEPIMIVGMGLLVGGIASAMLLPIFQMSKMSG; encoded by the coding sequence GTGCCTGCCGCGATTGAACAGAAGCGAGGGCAGCGTGGCGATGCGCGAAGCGCCGGAGGGCCGGAGCGCGCGACCGCTGCGGCGCCGGTCGACGGCGCCCGCAAGTTCGGCTACCGGGCCCGCAAGGGCGCCGATGTGGTCCGAGGCGTGGTCGAGGCAGCCTCCCACGCGGCGGCGGTGCGAGAGCTGCGTCGCCAGGGCCTTGTGGTGCTCGCCGTCGAACTCACGAACGCCGATGCGCCGGTCGGTGTAGCGCTTGCAGGATCGGTCAATCGCCTCTCCGCCGGCTTCAGCAAGGACGATGTCGTTTCCCTCTGCCAGCAGCTCGCCGTGATGCTCAAGACCGGTGTGCCGCTCGCCGAAGCGCTCAAGACCTTCGCCGACCAGTCGCGGAAGCGCGAGGTCCGCGAAATCGTGCAACGCATTCACGACGAGGTCTGCGAAGGTGAAGACTTCTCGCACAGCCTTTCGAAGTGGCCCAGGGTCTTTCCGCCCATTCTCGTCAGCCTGATGCAGGCGGCCGAAGCGAGCGGCATGCTCGATGAGATGCTCTCGCGTGTGGCGAAGGACCTCGCCCGCGAGCGCAAGACGGTGAAGCAGGTCAAGGGCGCAATGACCTATCCGGTCATCATGTTCCTGGTGGCCGTGAGCGCGGTGCTCGTCATCATGCTCTTCGTGCTGCCGAAGTTCATGCCGATCTTCAAGGCGCAGGGCGATCGACTCCCCGTGCCGACGAAGGTGCTCCTTGGCATCAGCAACTTCCTGCAGTTCCAGTGGAAGCTCTATGTGCCCGGCCTGCTGGTCTCGATGGGCACGCTCTTCGCGCTCTCGCAGACACCGCGAGGTCGGCGTGTGGTCGACTACATCAAGCTTCGTGCACCGGTCGTGGGACCGATGTTCCGCCAGATGTATCTCGCGCGCATGGCGAGCACCATGGCGACGCTGCTCGCGGCCGGCGTCAGTCTTCTCGAAGTGGTCGGGATCTGCCGCGCCGTGACGAACAACCACTACTACGGCTTGATGTGGGACGAACTTCGCGAGCGCATCGAGCGAGGTCAGGACATGGCCACGGCGTTCCGCAACGCCTGGTTCATTCCGCCGAATGTCTCCGCCATGTTCAACGCCGGCGAGCGCAGCGGACGACTGCCTGAGGTGCTCGGCAACATCGCGATCTACGCCGAAGAGGATCTCGAGATCGCCATCAAGGCCACGACTTCAATGATCGAGCCCATCATGATCGTGGGCATGGGTCTGCTTGTTGGTGGCATCGCCTCCGCCATGCTGCTGCCGATCTTCCAGATGAGCAAGATGAGCGGCTGA
- the tadA gene encoding Flp pilus assembly complex ATPase component TadA — MNPPNTTPAPELRPSEGSPSFGPTRASGTAGSSIQPRPAPGAAAVTPLGQVLVDMGAITELQLQEALERQSQGGQRLMLGEILIGMGLVDPDTMLRAVAVSRGIDFVEDPAAAAEAGALALVPENLRRELRVLPLALDKGELVVATSEPQNFFIKEQLAKVTGFRVRFVASPIDQIDAALGNAPTDSPELVNDILDDVNEADFSIAESHASEAIGGETDADAGPVVKLVNFVICSAVKEGASDIHIEPDDGVLRVRFRVDGELYTKVKPPYRLHAAVASRVKIMAKLDISERRVPQDGEISVKIEGRPVDLRVSTLPGKFGEKVVMRVVDASGTRPSLEKLGFRPEMLARFQSLIELPHGIALVTGPTGSGKSTTLYAALSTFDTETLNVSTVEDPIESNLVGVHQAQTNPKAGFTFASALRALLRQDPDIVMVGEIRDKETGEIAVQAALTGHLVLSTLHTNDAPSAVTRLENLGIEPFLVAAALRGVLAQRLVRRICSQCRKEFEPDAAQRSALGRYATDATRLYRGTGCRKCRDTGLSGRLGLYELFIPDDEVLDLISARGEPAAMRKLLEQKGFETLWDDGMKKVLDGLTTSEEVHGACRD; from the coding sequence ATGAACCCTCCGAACACCACCCCTGCACCCGAGCTTCGACCGAGTGAAGGCTCGCCAAGCTTCGGCCCCACCCGGGCGAGTGGCACGGCCGGGTCATCGATCCAGCCGCGACCCGCGCCGGGAGCCGCGGCTGTCACACCGCTGGGCCAGGTGCTGGTCGACATGGGCGCGATCACGGAGTTGCAACTCCAGGAGGCGCTCGAGCGGCAGTCTCAAGGCGGGCAGCGCCTCATGCTGGGGGAGATTCTCATCGGCATGGGGCTTGTGGACCCCGACACCATGCTCCGCGCCGTGGCGGTCAGTCGCGGCATCGATTTCGTCGAGGATCCGGCCGCCGCGGCCGAGGCCGGTGCGCTCGCGCTCGTTCCCGAGAACCTGCGGCGCGAACTCCGCGTGCTGCCACTGGCGCTTGACAAGGGCGAACTGGTGGTCGCCACCAGCGAGCCTCAGAACTTCTTCATCAAGGAACAGCTTGCCAAGGTCACCGGGTTCCGCGTGCGCTTCGTCGCGAGCCCGATCGATCAGATCGACGCGGCACTCGGCAACGCACCGACTGATTCACCGGAACTCGTCAATGACATCCTCGACGATGTCAACGAGGCGGACTTCTCGATCGCCGAGTCGCACGCGTCGGAGGCGATCGGCGGCGAGACCGACGCCGATGCGGGGCCAGTGGTCAAGCTGGTGAACTTCGTCATCTGCTCGGCGGTCAAGGAGGGGGCGAGCGACATTCATATCGAACCCGATGATGGCGTGCTGCGCGTGCGCTTCCGTGTCGACGGCGAGCTCTACACCAAGGTGAAGCCGCCCTACCGACTGCACGCCGCTGTGGCGAGCCGTGTGAAGATCATGGCGAAGCTCGACATCAGCGAGCGGCGCGTCCCGCAGGATGGTGAGATCAGCGTGAAGATCGAGGGTCGCCCCGTCGATCTCCGCGTCTCCACACTCCCGGGCAAGTTCGGCGAAAAGGTTGTCATGCGAGTGGTGGACGCGAGCGGCACGCGCCCGAGTCTCGAAAAGCTCGGCTTCCGTCCGGAGATGCTCGCGCGTTTCCAGTCGCTGATTGAACTCCCGCACGGCATCGCGCTCGTCACCGGCCCGACCGGCTCCGGTAAGAGCACCACGCTCTACGCGGCGCTCTCGACCTTCGACACCGAGACGCTCAATGTCTCGACCGTCGAGGATCCCATCGAAAGCAACCTCGTCGGCGTGCATCAGGCGCAGACCAATCCGAAGGCGGGCTTCACCTTTGCGAGCGCTCTTCGAGCCCTGCTGCGACAGGACCCCGACATCGTGATGGTCGGTGAGATTCGAGACAAGGAGACGGGCGAGATCGCCGTCCAGGCGGCACTCACCGGGCACCTGGTGTTGAGCACATTGCACACCAACGACGCCCCCAGTGCCGTGACGCGACTGGAAAACCTCGGCATTGAACCCTTCCTCGTCGCCGCTGCGCTGCGCGGCGTGCTGGCGCAGCGGCTGGTTCGGCGCATCTGCTCGCAGTGCCGCAAGGAATTCGAGCCTGATGCGGCGCAGCGCAGTGCCCTGGGTCGCTATGCCACTGACGCCACCAGGCTCTATCGGGGCACGGGCTGTCGCAAGTGCCGAGACACCGGGCTCTCCGGGCGCCTGGGTCTCTACGAGCTCTTCATTCCGGATGACGAGGTGCTTGATCTCATCAGCGCCCGTGGCGAACCGGCCGCGATGCGAAAGCTCCTCGAGCAAAAGGGCTTCGAGACCCTCTGGGATGACGGCATGAAGAAGGTGCTCGATGGCCTGACCACGAGCGAGGAGGTGCACGGTGCCTGCCGCGATTGA
- a CDS encoding PilN domain-containing protein, producing MRAFLVDLLPRDVRDRVRSQGEKRRFGLLLVLLVSCLVGVSLHSWDQARRARLIREASLVSRDRLDDVDVELRRLEAERQQLGAFMSTYRAVSLPMEKSDLLATIVNVMPIQATLTDLSMRLEERVLPQPANAAPTAPGAPPTSPPKRRVLEIRLRGYAASNAEVTAFERTLAATGPLARVTLGENRSLETPDGNFQEFVITAEVALESIESAPRTLDPIALESSPRRSEARR from the coding sequence ATGAGGGCCTTTCTTGTCGATCTCCTGCCGCGCGATGTGCGCGATCGCGTGCGCTCCCAGGGCGAGAAGCGGCGCTTCGGCCTGCTGCTGGTCCTGCTGGTCAGTTGCCTGGTCGGCGTCAGTCTGCACTCCTGGGATCAGGCGCGCCGCGCCCGCTTGATTCGAGAGGCATCCCTCGTCTCGCGCGATCGACTTGATGATGTCGATGTCGAGCTTCGTCGACTTGAAGCGGAGCGACAGCAGCTCGGTGCGTTCATGAGCACCTACCGGGCCGTGTCGCTGCCCATGGAGAAGAGCGATCTGCTCGCCACCATCGTCAATGTCATGCCGATTCAGGCCACGCTCACCGATCTCTCGATGCGCCTTGAGGAGCGCGTGCTGCCGCAGCCGGCGAACGCCGCCCCCACAGCACCGGGTGCTCCGCCGACCTCGCCCCCCAAGCGCCGGGTCCTCGAAATCCGCCTTCGCGGATACGCGGCGAGCAATGCCGAAGTGACGGCCTTCGAGCGCACGCTCGCAGCCACAGGGCCGCTCGCGCGGGTCACCCTGGGTGAGAACCGCTCACTCGAGACCCCCGACGGCAACTTCCAGGAGTTCGTCATCACCGCGGAAGTTGCGTTGGAGAGCATCGAGTCGGCACCTCGCACGCTTGATCCCATTGCGCTCGAATCGAGCCCACGACGCTCGGAGGCGCGGCGATGA
- a CDS encoding prepilin-type N-terminal cleavage/methylation domain-containing protein — translation MRRNGTRTTKKRGFTLIEVLIVVVILGVLAALVIPSVTSALSDAKSEAADARGSQILTMITRYNQFNPGSAIPTADGTIAADQLAKLVTAGYCTADDLVNQLDTAKGWNFAGGKVIPQP, via the coding sequence ATGCGCAGGAATGGAACTCGAACGACGAAGAAGCGTGGATTCACCCTGATCGAAGTGCTGATTGTGGTCGTGATCCTCGGCGTGCTGGCAGCCCTGGTCATTCCGAGCGTCACGAGCGCGCTCTCCGATGCGAAGTCGGAGGCGGCCGATGCTCGCGGCAGCCAGATCCTGACGATGATCACTCGCTACAACCAGTTCAACCCCGGTTCGGCCATCCCCACGGCCGATGGAACGATCGCCGCGGACCAGTTGGCGAAGCTCGTCACGGCTGGCTACTGCACGGCCGATGACCTGGTGAACCAGCTCGATACGGCGAAGGGCTGGAACTTTGCTGGCGGCAAGGTGATTCCGCAGCCGTAA
- a CDS encoding prepilin-type N-terminal cleavage/methylation domain-containing protein, giving the protein MKVGIMCRDGLTSGCIAGSRSSPARTRSACAGGQRVVDARRPCRSCRRRGLTLIEGLIATVILALTAAGAAMALQVGLGAQRDARRQLLAGIAAEQQVSTLMSLPFAATPTLAGIEPVGGMLAPPRKNSALADVRDPMGPAFAEFGRTTVVTAQTRTFPQYENFAIAGWRIQVTVTDAQGRVFATAERFRAQELQP; this is encoded by the coding sequence ATGAAGGTAGGGATCATGTGCAGGGACGGCCTGACTTCAGGATGCATTGCCGGATCACGCTCTTCGCCAGCGCGAACTCGGTCAGCGTGCGCCGGGGGCCAGAGGGTCGTCGATGCGCGGCGCCCGTGTCGGTCATGTCGGCGGCGCGGGCTCACGCTCATCGAAGGTCTCATCGCCACGGTGATCCTGGCGCTGACGGCGGCTGGTGCGGCCATGGCACTTCAGGTCGGTCTTGGTGCGCAGCGCGATGCGCGGCGCCAGCTTCTGGCGGGAATTGCCGCGGAGCAGCAGGTGTCGACGCTCATGTCACTTCCCTTTGCCGCGACTCCAACTCTCGCGGGCATCGAGCCCGTCGGCGGCATGCTTGCGCCGCCTCGGAAGAACTCGGCGCTCGCCGATGTGCGCGACCCGATGGGGCCGGCCTTTGCCGAATTCGGACGCACCACGGTCGTGACCGCGCAGACGCGGACCTTCCCGCAATATGAGAACTTCGCGATTGCGGGATGGCGAATCCAAGTGACCGTCACCGATGCGCAAGGTCGGGTTTTCGCCACGGCGGAGCGCTTCCGCGCCCAGGAGCTTCAGCCATGA
- a CDS encoding prepilin-type N-terminal cleavage/methylation domain-containing protein: MTHRRGTTLVELLIAIVVAALVAASAASLLTLLGGAIRDQDRVAQQVIRVASGHARLSDHILRARAILHCSPNEVVLWVPSEDFIASNQFKEAYDEINANEIRWYRWNPVSLRVEMSRTANPAASTVYPLATDWSALRASLQTMNQLTVTPVFDGLASATFHHHGFNSCTTRRVSLDLVFDQQHGGQTLRISEAVAFLQKHKDCP, from the coding sequence ATGACGCACCGGCGTGGAACGACCCTTGTTGAACTGCTGATCGCGATCGTTGTCGCGGCGCTTGTCGCGGCGAGCGCGGCGAGCCTGCTGACGCTACTCGGCGGCGCCATTCGTGACCAGGACCGAGTGGCTCAACAGGTGATTCGCGTGGCGAGCGGTCACGCGCGCCTCTCGGATCACATTCTTCGCGCCCGGGCCATTCTGCACTGTTCGCCCAATGAAGTCGTCCTCTGGGTGCCCAGCGAGGACTTCATCGCGAGCAATCAGTTCAAGGAGGCGTATGACGAGATCAATGCGAATGAGATCCGCTGGTACCGCTGGAACCCGGTGAGTCTGCGCGTCGAGATGTCGCGTACCGCCAATCCGGCGGCGTCGACGGTGTATCCGCTTGCGACGGACTGGAGTGCCCTGCGGGCATCACTCCAGACCATGAATCAGCTCACGGTCACTCCCGTCTTCGACGGCCTGGCCTCCGCCACCTTCCACCATCACGGCTTCAACAGCTGCACGACCCGTCGAGTGAGCCTCGATCTCGTCTTCGATCAGCAGCATGGTGGACAGACGCTGCGAATCTCCGAAGCAGTCGCCTTCCTCCAGAAGCACAAGGACTGCCCATGA
- a CDS encoding type II secretion system protein produces the protein MKRRAFTLVEVLVCVVIIVTIAALTVPFFGRTQADRAMATAGLLRADLRYAQMASMADTQDPVIVRFRSDGTGYWLARLTSPNTAIARPDTGGTWDVVFGSGRAAASDHVQMAIASIPSATLRFTPLGSVHAATGTPTMTITAGGPGGPPRTCVVSVDPITGATTVTGP, from the coding sequence ATGAAGCGCCGAGCATTCACCCTTGTTGAAGTCCTGGTCTGCGTGGTCATCATCGTGACGATCGCGGCGCTGACCGTGCCGTTCTTCGGAAGGACGCAGGCCGATCGCGCGATGGCGACGGCGGGTCTCCTTCGCGCGGACCTGCGCTATGCCCAGATGGCCAGCATGGCGGACACGCAGGATCCTGTCATCGTGCGCTTCAGAAGCGACGGAACGGGCTATTGGCTCGCCCGGCTGACTTCACCGAACACTGCCATCGCGCGGCCTGACACCGGGGGAACATGGGATGTCGTCTTCGGCAGCGGTCGTGCCGCGGCCAGTGACCATGTGCAGATGGCGATAGCGAGCATCCCGAGTGCGACCCTGCGCTTCACTCCACTCGGATCGGTGCATGCAGCGACGGGGACGCCGACCATGACGATCACCGCGGGAGGTCCCGGGGGCCCCCCGCGGACCTGTGTCGTGTCCGTCGATCCGATCACGGGCGCGACCACCGTCACCGGACCATGA
- a CDS encoding secretin and TonB N-terminal domain-containing protein, producing the protein MTIHGWVVEIGVRHCAGSKDGLVTLTRSDQRRLALAAVLASTVITAVVSLASASAQGVDGEVTPARRSLVAPPAGGPADSEQGDLAAAVQVTEAGTFAIAAQEVEVGRLLELLAIKSQRNIVASDKVTGRVTVNLYDVPFEQALDAILAVNGFSAVRSGTFIYVYSRQEREEMERASMRREARVFTLQYLSARDATEFIKPLLSEGGSVVARGEVAPGFIPTSEDGGADDYAFTTKVVVNDFVENVSAVETLLKDLDVPPKQVRVEATILRTTVDEANAYGLDFAAIGNIDFAQVTRPLAAFDNILDGTLQPSNAQVGVIDNYPVIDRPPTLKVGIITNDVAIFLRVLDEVTDTTILARPTVTALNRQRAQVLIGEKVAYLSTTQTQTSTTQDVKFLDTGIKLTFRPFISPDGQIRMELHPSVSSARLVDLKVPGGGEATVPNESTQELRTNVRVKSGQTIVLGGLFREDTTINRRMVPWLSDIPLVGALFGGQADRVKREEIIFLLTPTVFEDKQLYDHGTESLDIVDAVRVGARAGLLPFSNDQMVADYQRQALDAFREGDMKRSLFYADNAVRMRTTLPTMVRLREAVRTGDGTEFRKQLDARLSGADGGDPSFVSPPIPLPNDFPSQGFVSPATPPRREGESAPIDSGEAPEDSPSPLEGDNP; encoded by the coding sequence GTGACGATCCACGGATGGGTCGTCGAAATCGGCGTCCGGCATTGTGCCGGCTCCAAGGATGGTCTCGTGACGCTGACCCGTTCAGATCAACGGCGGCTTGCGCTCGCAGCAGTTCTCGCGAGCACAGTCATCACTGCGGTCGTCTCGCTGGCCAGCGCGTCGGCCCAGGGTGTCGATGGCGAGGTCACCCCCGCCCGTCGCTCCCTGGTGGCGCCTCCGGCTGGTGGACCGGCCGATTCCGAACAAGGCGATCTCGCCGCCGCCGTGCAGGTGACCGAGGCGGGGACCTTCGCCATCGCCGCACAGGAAGTCGAGGTCGGCAGACTTCTCGAACTTCTGGCGATCAAGAGCCAACGGAACATCGTCGCCAGCGACAAAGTGACAGGCCGCGTCACGGTCAACCTCTACGATGTGCCCTTCGAGCAAGCGCTCGATGCCATTCTCGCCGTGAACGGCTTCAGTGCCGTGCGCAGCGGGACCTTCATCTATGTCTATTCGCGACAGGAGCGGGAGGAGATGGAGCGCGCGTCCATGCGCCGCGAGGCGCGGGTCTTCACGCTCCAGTACCTCTCCGCCCGCGACGCGACGGAGTTCATCAAGCCGCTTCTCTCCGAAGGGGGCTCGGTGGTGGCCCGAGGAGAGGTGGCCCCTGGTTTCATTCCAACCAGCGAGGATGGCGGCGCGGACGACTATGCCTTCACGACCAAGGTGGTGGTCAATGACTTCGTCGAGAATGTGAGCGCGGTCGAGACGCTGCTCAAAGACCTCGATGTCCCGCCGAAGCAGGTGCGCGTCGAGGCCACCATCCTGCGCACCACGGTCGATGAGGCAAACGCCTATGGCCTCGACTTTGCGGCGATCGGGAACATCGACTTTGCGCAGGTGACCCGGCCGCTCGCCGCGTTCGACAACATCCTCGATGGCACGCTCCAGCCGAGCAATGCCCAGGTCGGCGTCATCGACAACTATCCCGTCATCGACCGACCGCCCACGCTGAAGGTCGGCATCATCACGAACGATGTGGCGATCTTCCTTCGCGTGCTCGACGAGGTCACCGATACGACGATTCTGGCACGCCCGACCGTCACGGCGCTCAATCGTCAGCGGGCGCAAGTGCTCATCGGCGAGAAGGTCGCGTATCTCTCGACTACGCAGACCCAGACGAGCACGACACAGGATGTGAAGTTCCTCGATACGGGCATCAAGCTCACCTTCCGCCCCTTCATCTCGCCGGATGGACAGATCCGAATGGAACTGCATCCGAGCGTCTCCAGCGCGAGGCTGGTGGATCTGAAGGTGCCCGGCGGCGGCGAGGCGACGGTGCCAAATGAGAGCACCCAGGAGCTTCGCACGAATGTGCGCGTCAAGAGCGGGCAGACCATTGTGCTTGGCGGACTCTTCCGCGAGGACACCACGATCAACCGCCGCATGGTGCCGTGGTTGAGCGACATTCCGCTTGTCGGCGCCCTCTTCGGAGGTCAGGCCGATCGAGTCAAGCGCGAGGAGATCATCTTCCTGCTCACGCCAACCGTGTTCGAGGACAAGCAGCTCTACGACCACGGCACGGAGTCGCTCGATATCGTCGACGCCGTCAGGGTCGGCGCCCGTGCAGGCTTGCTCCCATTCTCAAACGACCAAATGGTGGCGGACTATCAGCGCCAGGCGCTTGACGCGTTCCGCGAGGGCGACATGAAGCGCTCGCTCTTCTATGCCGACAACGCCGTTCGCATGCGCACCACGCTGCCGACCATGGTGCGGTTGCGCGAGGCCGTTCGCACGGGCGATGGAACGGAGTTCCGCAAGCAACTCGATGCTCGCCTGAGTGGCGCCGACGGCGGAGATCCGTCGTTCGTGTCGCCGCCGATTCCATTGCCGAATGACTTCCCGTCGCAGGGTTTCGTCTCGCCCGCCACGCCCCCACGGAGAGAGGGAGAGTCGGCGCCGATCGACAGCGGCGAAGCTCCGGAGGACTCGCCCAGTCCGCTTGAAGGAGACAATCCATGA
- a CDS encoding tetratricopeptide repeat protein, whose translation MIQGSGAARPRLCSALAVIVAITTLSACGGPSYRGIEMRQAANDRFNRTNARVVYDQARQALATGQFESALAQIDRAIERYPKDGSFLVLRGRILIEQRRMHQAKQTLDRAIEVDPKNAEAYYFLGVLAQRCDDPEGALENYTKARELDPKNLQYIACCAELKLAAGRATEARELIEKSASSFQFNPVLQQIRAACLSMEGRREEAAHVMEQAFARDPDSPLLAEDLAHALFDAGEWAECLRTLDLAVLAPNRNRGDMIRMRARCLLMLSRAVEARDLLLLHAPPGQPPVEHLVTLGYAAWLAGDWGRVASCGEVLVASHPRLSEGYLFLGAVERERGNLQASERWLEQASLRGESREMIERMRRHVQARLATRGEFAEGG comes from the coding sequence ATGATTCAAGGCTCCGGTGCAGCTCGTCCAAGGCTGTGCTCCGCGTTGGCGGTCATCGTTGCCATCACCACACTCTCCGCCTGCGGTGGACCGAGCTACCGCGGCATCGAGATGCGGCAAGCCGCGAACGATCGCTTCAATCGGACGAACGCCAGAGTTGTCTATGACCAGGCGCGCCAGGCGCTGGCGACGGGGCAGTTCGAGTCGGCGCTCGCGCAGATCGATCGCGCCATCGAGCGCTATCCGAAAGATGGCAGCTTCCTGGTGCTGCGAGGGCGAATCCTGATCGAGCAGCGACGCATGCATCAAGCCAAGCAGACGCTTGATCGCGCGATCGAGGTCGATCCGAAGAATGCCGAGGCGTACTACTTCCTCGGCGTCCTCGCGCAGCGGTGCGACGATCCGGAGGGCGCTCTTGAGAACTACACGAAGGCGCGCGAGCTTGATCCGAAGAATCTCCAGTACATCGCCTGCTGTGCCGAGTTGAAGCTCGCCGCTGGCCGTGCGACGGAAGCTCGGGAACTGATCGAGAAGTCGGCGTCGAGCTTCCAGTTCAATCCGGTACTCCAGCAGATTCGCGCCGCCTGCCTGAGCATGGAGGGGCGCCGCGAGGAGGCAGCTCATGTGATGGAGCAGGCCTTTGCGCGCGACCCGGACAGTCCGCTGCTCGCCGAGGATCTGGCGCACGCCCTCTTTGACGCCGGCGAGTGGGCGGAGTGTCTTCGCACGCTTGACCTGGCCGTCTTGGCGCCGAACAGGAATCGCGGAGACATGATTCGCATGCGGGCCCGCTGCCTGCTGATGCTCTCGCGCGCGGTCGAAGCTCGCGATCTGCTTCTCCTCCACGCACCTCCGGGTCAGCCGCCGGTTGAACACCTCGTCACGCTCGGCTACGCAGCGTGGCTTGCGGGCGATTGGGGCCGCGTGGCGTCGTGCGGCGAGGTCCTCGTGGCCAGCCACCCGCGCCTCTCCGAGGGATACCTCTTCCTCGGCGCCGTCGAGCGCGAGCGAGGCAATCTCCAGGCGAGTGAGCGTTGGCTGGAGCAGGCGAGCCTGCGCGGCGAATCCCGCGAGATGATCGAACGAATGCGACGCCATGTGCAGGCGCGATTGGCGACACGCGGAGAGTTTGCCGAAGGCGGTTGA
- a CDS encoding TlpA family protein disulfide reductase, which produces MASLFSSRFFRAIVLALAAFVLLRVVLGIMERPGLSGTPPAIDARTIDGQSVSLASLHGKVVLIDFWATWCRPCIAEIPHIRRVYEQHHASGFEVIGVSLDQNRDALKAFLARERLPWPQIFDADAPPGQRLAERYGVKFIPHTLLIGRDGQIIASSLRGSELDRAVTKALRSPS; this is translated from the coding sequence ATGGCATCGCTCTTCTCCTCTCGCTTCTTTCGCGCCATTGTGCTGGCGCTTGCCGCCTTCGTGCTCCTGCGTGTCGTGCTCGGGATCATGGAGCGACCCGGTCTCTCCGGCACACCGCCAGCCATCGACGCGAGGACGATCGACGGTCAGTCTGTTTCGCTCGCCAGCCTGCACGGCAAGGTGGTGCTCATTGACTTCTGGGCCACATGGTGCCGCCCCTGCATCGCCGAGATTCCGCACATCAGGCGTGTCTATGAGCAGCATCACGCCTCCGGCTTCGAAGTGATCGGAGTGAGCCTCGACCAGAACCGCGACGCCCTCAAGGCGTTCCTCGCGCGGGAGCGCCTCCCGTGGCCACAGATCTTCGACGCCGATGCGCCTCCGGGCCAGCGGCTCGCCGAGCGCTACGGCGTGAAGTTCATACCGCACACACTGCTCATCGGACGCGATGGCCAGATCATCGCCTCGTCGCTGCGCGGAAGTGAACTCGATCGCGCCGTCACGAAGGCGCTTCGAAGTCCCTCGTGA
- a CDS encoding alpha/beta fold hydrolase: MRLPRVIKRILIIAACLTALLAGVVIWLWSSPSAFMGAARVAMRWRLGVTEHSTMVDGHRWPWLEAGSVQAPPVILLHGYNTSMDAMMSIMAWIAPTHRAIAPDLPGFGQHEAHPEVAHDGTFYATQVLRFMDTLGIKRATIIGTSMGGAIAAEIAIIAPDRVDRLVLLAPAGLEPPFRNDFMRAVDRGENPLRLESEEDFRRIINLVFYRPPPTPPPVVRHFVNEAQRRLPGTNRIIESLREFVTRGLEDRLGQIEVPTLVLWGSYDLVLDPSLLPRFVTALPRGQGTLIPDAGHVLFHDRPEDVRREIIRFLAQPDEAVRESSRGE; the protein is encoded by the coding sequence ATGCGTCTGCCTCGAGTGATCAAGCGCATTCTGATCATTGCCGCGTGCCTGACGGCGCTTCTGGCCGGCGTCGTCATCTGGCTCTGGTCGTCGCCCTCGGCGTTCATGGGTGCCGCGCGGGTCGCGATGCGATGGCGTCTCGGTGTCACCGAGCACTCGACGATGGTCGATGGCCATCGCTGGCCGTGGCTTGAGGCGGGGTCGGTCCAGGCGCCGCCGGTGATCCTGCTGCACGGCTACAACACAAGCATGGACGCCATGATGAGCATCATGGCGTGGATCGCGCCGACGCATCGGGCGATCGCGCCCGATCTGCCCGGCTTCGGACAGCATGAGGCGCACCCGGAGGTGGCGCATGACGGGACCTTCTATGCCACGCAGGTTCTTCGTTTCATGGACACTCTCGGCATCAAGCGCGCCACGATCATCGGGACTTCGATGGGCGGCGCCATCGCGGCGGAGATTGCGATCATTGCGCCGGATCGCGTCGATCGCCTCGTGCTGCTGGCCCCGGCGGGACTCGAACCTCCCTTCCGCAACGACTTCATGCGGGCGGTGGATCGAGGAGAGAATCCGCTGCGATTGGAAAGCGAGGAAGATTTCCGGCGGATCATCAACCTGGTCTTCTATCGCCCGCCGCCAACTCCGCCGCCCGTGGTTCGCCACTTCGTCAACGAAGCGCAGCGTCGACTGCCGGGAACGAATCGCATCATCGAATCACTGCGGGAGTTCGTCACGCGTGGTCTCGAAGATCGCCTCGGCCAAATCGAAGTGCCGACGCTCGTGCTCTGGGGCTCCTACGACCTCGTCCTCGATCCGTCGCTCCTGCCTCGCTTCGTGACAGCGCTTCCCCGGGGTCAGGGCACACTGATCCCGGACGCGGGCCATGTCCTCTTTCACGATCGCCCTGAGGATGTGCGCAGGGAGATCATCCGCTTCCTTGCGCAGCCGGATGAGGCGGTCAGAGAATCGTCCCGCGGAGAATGA